One window of the Rhipicephalus sanguineus isolate Rsan-2018 chromosome 4, BIME_Rsan_1.4, whole genome shotgun sequence genome contains the following:
- the LOC119389274 gene encoding solute carrier family 22 member 7, which yields MELFSPQRLARCDLRTSESFDCQEGFGYGVFQKRLFVLLILAAFSLICQTSIVTLVFSDVDHWCKRPRGFNISAAEWKNIAIPLEADGRLSQCRVYERCMPPVHLNLPNRQRMDSAMQAQPDWWFNECLNATPEAANDTREISCKEWEYDVTVADSTVVSTWDLVCHRRLIRIAVVALQYAGAVLFLVTSGMYADSLSRRSCLVASAAALLTTTVCTFLATTYYLYALARFLAGGITAVNEVFSVVIPFEVTTHVHRPQQVILWHLVGVLLAEFWEILIRGVPMFWSLKQLVFLAPTALLLPVSFTAPESPRWLVAKGRLREAETVMMQAAEDNGFPFQCTAALMDKLREQVKSRTCSPTASDKEILDSNSLRRRALAMFFAYFSMTFSYYVAVFATAPIPEAWIPYGVVAATLLACGAMHVLLTDIALVTVMNTCFVVIAVVDCLLSAAAGAGVAMVRNILSVLSRGVSLAMLIHILVFVMELFPSAVRSGALCWVFASGRVGAVFASVTFVLQLDGREDVAFAVAALLLFVSLLVIRVLPRATMVEQAKEAKIGACSRWTTMKHMRRTLEQPTDHKTKSGSNDLPQCRQSFASNAASTGSSKDRKSRKSLASNTDSSRKPRRHDQKFSQKLGLPKSVPMSMTQADADIG from the coding sequence ATGGAGCTGTTCTCTCCGCAACGCCTCGCTCGCTGTGATCTGCGGACGAGTGAGTCCTTCGACTGCCAGGAAGGCTTCGGCTACGGTGTCTTCCAGAAGCGCCTGTTCGTTCTTCTTATCCTCGCAGCTTTTTCGCTCATCTGCCAAACTTCCATCGTAACCCTCGTCTTCAGTGACGTGGACCACTGGTGCAAGCGGCCCAGGGGCTTCAACATCTCTGCAGCCGAATGGAAAAATATCGCCATACCGCTAGAAGCCGACGGAAGACTTAGCCAATGCCGCGTCTACGAGCGTTGCATGCCACCGGTTCACCTCAATCTTCCAAACCGGCAACGGATGGACAGCGCCATGCAAGCACAGCCGGACTGGTGGTTTAACGAATGCCTGAACGCTACCCCAGAAGCCGCCAACGACACACGAGAGATATCCTGCAAGGAATGGGAGTACGACGTCACGGTGGCAGATTCTACGGTGGTGAGCACTTGGGACTTGGTGTGCCATCGACGCCTGATAAGGATCGCCGTCGTAGCACTGCAGTATGCTGGCGCCGTTCTATTTCTCGTCACATCTGGAATGTACGCAGACTCACTAAGTCGGAGGAGCTGTCTCGTGGCGTCCGCTGCAGCACTGTTGACAACTACTGTCTGCACTTTTCTGGCGACCACTTACTATCTATACGCTCTGGCCCGCTTCCTTGCCGGAGGAATTACCGCCGTGAACGAAGTCTTCAGCGTCGTGATACCATTCGAAGTGACGACCCACGTTCACAGACCGCAGCAAGTCATCCTCTGGCATTTGGTGGGCGTCTTGCTGGCCGAATTCTGGGAAATCTTAATCAGAGGCGTGCCCATGTTCTGGTCGCTCAAACAGCTCGTCTTTCTAGCGCCTACGGCCTTGCTTCTCCCTGTGTCATTCACCGCACCTGAATCGCCTCGTTGGCTCGTGGCGAAAGGAAGATTACGAGAGGCCGAGACCGTGATGATGCAGGCTGCCGAAGATAACGGCTTCCCTTTTCAATGCACGGCCGCTCTGATGGACAAGCTCAGAGAACAGGTCAAGTCGAGGACGTGTTCCCCGACAGCGAGCGACAAAGAGATTTTGGACTCAAACTCCCTGCGACGGCGAGCACTCGCCatgtttttcgcctatttctcgaTGACGTTCTCGTACTACGTTGCCGTGTTCGCGACGGCGCCAATCCCCGAGGCTTGGATACCGTATGGCGTAGTCGCAGCCACGCTGTTGGCGTGCGGGGCGATGCACGTCTTGCTTACAGACATCGCCCTGGTGACGGTGATGAACACCTGCTTTGTGGTGATTGCCGTCGTCGATTGCTTGCTGAGTGCAGCCGCCGGCGCTGGAGTGGCCATGGTCAGGAACATTCTCAGCGTGCTGTCCAGAGGCGTGTCACTGGCCATGCTCATTCACATCCTAGTGTTCGTCATGGAGCTCTTTCCGTCGGCCGTCAGGAGTGGCGCGTTGTGCTGGGTGTTCGCTAGCGGACGCGTCGGTGCCGTGTTCGCGTCCGTGACCTTTGTCCTGCAGCTGGACGGTCGTGAAGACGTGGCGTTCGCCGTCGCCGCGTTGCTCCTATTCGTGTCTCTACTGGTGATACGGGTTCTTCCACGAGCCACCATGGTCGAGCAGGCTAAAGAGGCCAAAATCGGTGCGTGTTCCAGATGGACCACCATGAAACACATGAGACGTACTCTCGAGCAGCCGACAGATCATAAGACCAAATCTGGTAGCAACGATCTCCCGCAGTGTCGACAGAGCTTCGCCAGCAATGCGGCATCTACTGGAAGCAGCAAGGACCGGAAGAGTCGAAAGAGTCTCGCCAGCAATACAGATTCTTCTCGTAAGCCCAGGCGACACGACCAGAAGTTTAGCCAGAAGCTCGGATTACCGAAAAGTGTTCCGATGTCAATGACCCAAGCCGACGCGGACATTGGATAG